From the Shewanella amazonensis SB2B genome, one window contains:
- a CDS encoding MipA/OmpV family protein, with amino-acid sequence MRKINILKNPFCHVRIAHGINICRAILLGLGLLFCSVIDAGELAEDIYTEDEGWHLGVAIGYGTVTNPLYNKRNIPLYLVPKVEYFNGDFAWTNTQLSWTPIQSAWGNLALISQFNEDGLYFFDNRYNAGMLLPLARPPQSPNTGGVVPVDTSVRRGDISQIADRKLSYMAGASWTLNLESWHFSFLAVTDVTGVHEGFEAFGRGEYLLQWGSHQFALGGELQYQNDQLVDYYYGTRLQDRIKGFSRYETDYSLNSALKLRYQYHWTDSLRLISDFRYQWLGSSISDSPLVEDKAVVSAFIGVAWGF; translated from the coding sequence GTGCGAAAAATAAACATTCTCAAAAATCCATTCTGTCACGTTCGTATTGCCCACGGCATCAATATCTGCCGGGCAATACTCCTGGGTCTTGGCTTGCTGTTTTGTTCTGTTATTGATGCAGGAGAGCTGGCCGAAGACATCTATACCGAAGACGAAGGCTGGCACCTGGGCGTGGCCATAGGCTATGGCACTGTGACCAATCCTTTGTACAACAAGCGCAATATTCCCCTCTATCTGGTGCCCAAAGTTGAATATTTTAATGGCGATTTTGCCTGGACCAACACCCAGCTGAGTTGGACACCAATACAAAGCGCCTGGGGTAATCTCGCCCTTATCAGCCAATTCAATGAAGACGGGTTGTATTTTTTTGATAACAGGTACAATGCCGGGATGTTGCTGCCGCTGGCCAGGCCGCCCCAATCTCCCAATACCGGTGGTGTTGTGCCCGTCGATACCAGCGTCCGCCGGGGAGACATTTCGCAAATTGCCGACCGCAAGCTGTCTTACATGGCCGGTGCCAGCTGGACCCTGAATCTCGAAAGCTGGCATTTTTCCTTCCTGGCCGTTACAGATGTGACCGGCGTGCATGAGGGATTTGAGGCCTTTGGCCGCGGGGAATACCTGCTTCAGTGGGGTAGCCACCAGTTTGCGCTGGGGGGCGAACTGCAATACCAAAACGACCAACTGGTGGACTATTACTATGGCACCCGGTTACAGGATCGCATCAAGGGGTTCAGTCGCTACGAGACCGACTACAGCCTCAACAGCGCCCTCAAGCTGCGCTATCAATATCATTGGACAGACAGCCTAAGGTTGATAAGTGACTTTCGCTATCAGTGGCTTGGCAGCAGCATCAGCGATAGCCCTTTGGTGGAAGACAAGGCAGTAGTCTCTGCATTTATTGGCGTTGCCTGGGGCTTCTGA
- a CDS encoding DUF3019 domain-containing protein — MQHRKVVSALLLCAIATVAPPAWAIALFELTPSQCAVDEGDCSVRVTLAWQAEVQQSVCIEVLGESEALYCDLPASHTAWSLDISSSSDVEFRLLGQDNLPLASVSLRVLHIPKRKPRQRAAWSLF, encoded by the coding sequence ATGCAGCACCGCAAAGTAGTCTCAGCTCTGTTACTTTGTGCAATAGCCACAGTCGCACCACCTGCATGGGCAATAGCACTGTTTGAGCTCACTCCAAGCCAATGTGCTGTTGACGAGGGCGATTGTAGCGTCAGGGTTACTCTGGCCTGGCAGGCCGAAGTGCAGCAAAGCGTCTGCATTGAGGTGCTTGGCGAGAGTGAGGCGCTTTACTGCGATCTTCCCGCCAGCCACACTGCCTGGTCACTGGATATCAGCAGTAGCAGCGATGTGGAGTTTCGCCTGCTCGGTCAGGATAACTTGCCCCTTGCCAGCGTCAGTCTCCGGGTGCTGCATATCCCTAAACGAAAACCCCGACAAAGAGCGGCCTGGAGCCTGTTTTGA
- a CDS encoding response regulator transcription factor, giving the protein MQAKILYIEDDHKLAGLVKNFLQSHGFEVTHLPSAEGALEQLYYGSFDLLLLDIGLPTEDGISLCRQIRDRFTGQILFMTARRSAVDEVEGLMAGADDYLTKPVAPEILLARIQTRLKRREPQEMVEVDTAKPQSEMHFGRLCIRLAARQAFWDEESLRLTTAEFDILAQLAKHAGQIVCREDLFKYTTGAPYDGLNRTMDNRISRLRRKLGDNMDDPFKIKTIWGKGYLFVPDIWG; this is encoded by the coding sequence ATGCAAGCCAAAATCCTCTACATCGAAGATGACCATAAACTTGCCGGGTTGGTAAAGAACTTTCTGCAGTCCCATGGTTTTGAGGTGACACACCTGCCGTCGGCCGAGGGGGCATTGGAGCAGCTCTACTACGGCAGTTTCGATTTGCTGCTCTTGGACATAGGCCTGCCAACGGAAGATGGCATCAGTCTGTGCCGACAAATCCGCGACCGTTTTACTGGGCAAATTCTGTTTATGACGGCGAGGCGATCTGCCGTGGATGAGGTGGAAGGCTTGATGGCAGGCGCCGATGATTACCTCACCAAGCCGGTGGCGCCTGAAATCCTGCTGGCGCGTATCCAAACCCGCTTAAAGCGCCGCGAGCCGCAAGAGATGGTAGAGGTTGATACTGCCAAACCCCAATCTGAGATGCACTTTGGTCGCCTTTGCATTCGTCTTGCGGCCCGGCAGGCGTTTTGGGATGAAGAATCACTGCGTCTGACCACAGCCGAGTTCGATATTCTGGCGCAGCTGGCCAAACACGCAGGTCAGATAGTCTGCCGTGAAGACCTGTTCAAGTACACCACAGGTGCACCCTACGATGGGCTCAATCGCACCATGGACAACAGGATCAGCCGCCTCAGACGCAAGCTGGGGGATAACATGGACGATCCCTTTAAAATCAAAACTATCTGGGGTAAGGGTTACCTGTTTGTCCCGGATATTTGGGGCTAG
- a CDS encoding ATP-binding protein, with translation MLKLYSGLLLAVVSSLLLFSRIYDISTQQPHLLYPQEEAFLNQLFALTEGSMDLSQLPVASLPLEQLAIPDETRALLLQGGTAVLQDKAQAFYFYRQNPADPSQVTIVGPIDYPESPLDRQPVLWQLLPYALLALALLLICWPLYLDIKKLKAFCAQVSRVDFGATASITRLTMLGAIGNTMADMAQKLAFHRSQQRDFINAVSHDFLTPLARMKFTLVMGRSAHSQAVSDTFESLDEDLAELEQLIDEFLSHAELSQYRPSEQQQSFSGRQLVADCFAKFEPLVSVTLEIAGEADVIVQDKAGFERIMQNLISNASRYASSRVRVSLNWDKELVVQVEDDGPGFTENTDSLLAAFYQDELSTHRLYQGVGLGLSTVALLCRHLSVEVTLGRSQALGGACVTLKCPSAP, from the coding sequence ATGTTGAAGCTTTACAGTGGTCTGCTATTGGCAGTCGTGAGTTCGCTACTGTTGTTCTCGCGGATTTACGATATCAGCACCCAGCAGCCACACCTGCTCTATCCCCAGGAAGAGGCCTTTTTAAACCAGCTGTTTGCCCTGACCGAAGGCAGTATGGATTTGTCGCAGCTGCCGGTCGCCAGCCTGCCCCTGGAGCAGCTGGCCATTCCCGATGAGACCCGGGCTCTGCTGCTGCAGGGTGGCACAGCAGTGCTGCAGGATAAGGCGCAGGCGTTTTATTTTTACCGGCAGAACCCCGCCGACCCCAGCCAGGTGACCATTGTTGGTCCTATCGATTACCCTGAAAGCCCTCTTGACCGGCAACCCGTGCTCTGGCAACTGCTGCCCTATGCTTTGCTTGCATTGGCGCTACTGTTGATTTGCTGGCCACTGTATTTGGATATCAAGAAGTTGAAGGCATTTTGCGCCCAGGTCAGCCGGGTTGATTTTGGGGCCACTGCGTCCATCACCCGACTAACCATGTTGGGAGCCATCGGCAATACCATGGCAGACATGGCGCAAAAGCTCGCCTTTCACCGCAGTCAACAGCGGGACTTTATCAATGCCGTCTCCCATGATTTTCTGACTCCCCTGGCCAGAATGAAATTTACCCTGGTAATGGGGCGTAGCGCCCATAGTCAGGCAGTCTCTGATACTTTCGAGAGTCTCGATGAAGATTTGGCTGAGCTTGAGCAACTTATTGACGAGTTTTTAAGCCATGCCGAGTTGTCTCAGTATCGGCCGAGCGAGCAGCAACAAAGCTTCTCTGGCAGACAGCTGGTCGCCGACTGCTTTGCCAAGTTTGAACCGCTGGTGAGTGTGACTCTGGAAATAGCGGGAGAGGCCGATGTGATAGTGCAGGATAAGGCCGGATTTGAGCGCATCATGCAAAACCTCATCAGCAATGCCTCCCGCTATGCCAGTTCTCGGGTGAGGGTCAGCCTGAACTGGGATAAGGAGCTGGTGGTGCAGGTGGAAGATGACGGCCCTGGCTTCACCGAAAATACAGATTCGCTGCTTGCTGCCTTTTATCAGGACGAACTTTCTACGCATCGACTCTATCAGGGCGTGGGCCTGGGCTTGTCGACAGTCGCTCTGCTTTGCCGCCATCTGTCTGTTGAAGTGACCCTGGGACGCAGTCAGGCACTGGGTGGTGCCTGCGTTACCCTGAAATGCCCCTCAGCCCCCTGA
- a CDS encoding TIM-barrel domain-containing protein: MASLSPSFSPWRSRARLSPLALAVALVIAPIGFTANAAPVGKLDTLRQEGASVDIRTDSGALVQVSVLKPSLIRIQAGANGKLTAEGSKAAAIVIKDDYPAVAYTLSDEGDYRLLKTEALALRIYEAPLRFALYQADNQTLITEELQSLELGESSTVQTLSTDVDERFFGGGQQNGAFEFKGKSLEISYSGGWEEGDRPSPAPFYLSSKGYGVLRNTWANGSYDFRSSDALRLGHDEARFDAFFFAPGSIQQVLADYTELTGRARLIPRWAFEYGDADCYNDGDNVKKPGTVPDGWSDGPTGTTPDVIDSVAKKYREHDMPGGWILPNDGYGCGYTDLPKVVEGLAKYGFRTGLWTEDGVDKIAWEVGKAGTRAQKLDVAWTGEGYQHALDANKAAADGILDNSDSRPFLWTVMGWAGMQRYAVTWTGDQSGSWDYIRWHIPTLIGSGLSGQAYATGDVDAIFGGSPETFTRDLQWKAFTPVLMGMSGWSKAARKHPWWFDEPYRSINRDYLKLKMRLTPYMYTTAFETEQTGAPIVRGLMWDYNDDPNANTEAHKYQFLLGKDMLVAPVYRSQTASKGWREDVYLPKGQWIDYWDGRVVDAPEGGASIDYQVDLNTIPVFVRAGAIIPMYPEALYDGHKPKDVLTLDIYPYGESEYLMYEDDGNTRRYQQGEFARQLFAVKAHEGKAGDIEVSIGAAEGKFDGQDEERVYELWLHTRTKPDSVLLNGKKLKALKDEAALAKAKSGWTYSDTKYGTVLVKVAKTSVREALEIKLEIDDAKVLAATAGYSVAPELGNEIPADSLLVLGRPAEESGHPLENAFDGNPDTWFRTKRDQAQKTGAHEFTLALGERRFIAGFEIAPRNDKHWEYGQVADYEVYLGENNGEWGEPVAKGRLEKSQTMQKVEFAPKPGSLLRFRILSTQNELGSDPMVTAAKGQGGAFNALLPKSVTPITISEFKVLTAPEPKAPKTQLFLAEMTPQKLDKSAGSRVALNSAIGGKPMSMNGLKFSKGLGMAANGRVDYRLEGNWQLLRADLGIDDSCKTKGGLHFKIFGDGKLMYDSGLIEAPAVVKPELDIRGVEILSLQTEGTAKGVCGNWANASVVGWPKG, translated from the coding sequence ATGGCAAGCCTCTCTCCCTCATTTTCTCCATGGCGCTCCCGTGCCAGACTAAGCCCCCTGGCGCTGGCCGTGGCCTTGGTCATTGCTCCCATCGGATTTACTGCCAACGCCGCCCCAGTGGGTAAGTTGGATACCCTCAGGCAGGAGGGTGCCAGCGTTGATATTCGCACCGATAGTGGCGCTTTGGTGCAAGTGAGCGTGCTTAAGCCTTCGCTTATCCGCATTCAGGCGGGAGCCAATGGCAAACTCACCGCTGAAGGCAGCAAGGCCGCAGCCATAGTTATCAAAGATGATTACCCGGCCGTGGCCTATACCCTCAGTGATGAAGGTGACTATCGGCTGCTGAAAACCGAGGCGCTGGCACTGCGCATTTATGAAGCGCCACTGCGCTTTGCCCTCTATCAGGCCGACAACCAAACGCTTATCACCGAAGAGTTGCAAAGCCTGGAGTTGGGTGAATCCAGCACGGTACAGACTCTCAGTACAGATGTCGACGAGCGCTTCTTCGGTGGCGGCCAGCAAAACGGCGCCTTCGAGTTCAAGGGCAAGAGCTTGGAAATCTCTTACTCTGGTGGCTGGGAAGAGGGCGACAGACCAAGCCCGGCGCCTTTCTATCTGTCGAGCAAGGGCTATGGTGTGCTGCGCAACACCTGGGCCAACGGCAGTTATGACTTCAGAAGCAGCGACGCTCTGCGTCTCGGCCACGATGAAGCCCGCTTCGATGCTTTCTTCTTTGCCCCCGGCAGTATTCAACAGGTGCTGGCTGACTACACAGAACTCACCGGCCGCGCCAGACTTATACCGCGCTGGGCCTTTGAATATGGCGATGCCGATTGCTACAACGACGGCGACAACGTCAAAAAGCCCGGCACAGTGCCCGATGGCTGGAGTGATGGTCCAACGGGTACCACGCCAGATGTGATTGATTCAGTAGCTAAAAAGTATCGCGAACACGATATGCCCGGCGGCTGGATTTTGCCCAACGACGGCTATGGCTGCGGCTATACCGACTTGCCGAAAGTGGTTGAAGGGCTCGCCAAATACGGTTTCAGAACCGGGCTTTGGACCGAAGATGGGGTAGATAAAATCGCCTGGGAAGTGGGCAAGGCGGGCACCCGCGCCCAAAAGCTCGATGTGGCCTGGACCGGTGAGGGCTATCAACATGCGCTGGATGCCAACAAGGCTGCTGCCGATGGCATTCTGGATAACTCAGACTCGCGTCCCTTCCTGTGGACCGTGATGGGCTGGGCAGGCATGCAGCGCTATGCGGTGACCTGGACCGGCGATCAGTCCGGCAGCTGGGATTACATCCGTTGGCATATCCCCACTTTGATTGGCTCTGGTCTGTCCGGCCAGGCCTATGCTACCGGCGATGTGGACGCAATTTTTGGTGGCAGCCCGGAAACCTTCACCCGCGACTTGCAGTGGAAGGCGTTTACACCGGTGCTGATGGGGATGTCCGGCTGGTCCAAGGCGGCGCGCAAACACCCCTGGTGGTTCGACGAGCCCTATCGCAGCATCAACCGCGACTATCTGAAGCTGAAAATGCGCCTCACCCCTTACATGTACACCACCGCCTTTGAAACGGAGCAAACCGGCGCCCCCATAGTTCGCGGGCTGATGTGGGATTACAACGATGATCCCAATGCCAACACAGAAGCGCACAAGTATCAGTTTTTGCTTGGCAAAGACATGCTGGTAGCACCCGTGTACCGCTCTCAGACGGCCAGCAAGGGTTGGCGTGAAGATGTGTACCTGCCCAAGGGCCAGTGGATTGATTACTGGGATGGCAGGGTGGTTGATGCCCCCGAAGGCGGTGCCAGCATCGACTATCAGGTGGACTTGAATACCATTCCGGTGTTTGTGCGCGCCGGTGCCATTATCCCCATGTACCCGGAAGCCCTGTATGACGGCCACAAGCCCAAGGATGTGCTGACCCTGGATATCTACCCCTACGGTGAGTCTGAATACCTGATGTACGAGGACGATGGCAACACCCGCCGCTATCAGCAGGGCGAGTTTGCCCGTCAGCTCTTTGCGGTGAAGGCGCACGAGGGCAAGGCTGGCGACATTGAAGTCAGCATTGGCGCTGCCGAGGGTAAGTTCGATGGCCAGGACGAAGAACGTGTCTACGAGCTGTGGCTGCATACCCGCACCAAGCCAGATTCTGTGCTGCTAAATGGTAAAAAACTGAAAGCCCTCAAGGATGAGGCAGCATTGGCCAAGGCCAAAAGTGGCTGGACCTATTCGGATACCAAGTACGGTACAGTGCTGGTGAAAGTCGCCAAGACTTCAGTGCGGGAGGCGCTGGAGATCAAGCTGGAAATTGATGACGCCAAGGTGCTGGCGGCTACCGCCGGTTATAGCGTGGCGCCCGAGCTTGGCAATGAAATTCCCGCCGACAGCCTGTTGGTACTGGGTCGTCCTGCCGAAGAATCCGGGCATCCGCTGGAAAATGCCTTCGATGGCAATCCGGATACCTGGTTCCGGACCAAGCGCGATCAGGCACAAAAAACGGGTGCCCACGAGTTTACCCTGGCACTGGGCGAGCGACGTTTTATTGCGGGTTTTGAGATTGCCCCCCGTAACGATAAGCACTGGGAGTATGGTCAGGTAGCCGACTATGAGGTGTATCTGGGCGAAAACAACGGTGAGTGGGGCGAGCCGGTGGCCAAGGGCAGGTTGGAGAAATCACAAACCATGCAGAAGGTTGAGTTTGCACCCAAGCCCGGCAGCTTGCTGCGTTTCAGGATACTCAGTACCCAGAATGAGCTTGGCAGCGACCCCATGGTGACCGCTGCCAAGGGGCAGGGTGGTGCCTTCAATGCGCTGCTGCCAAAGAGTGTCACGCCTATTACCATCAGCGAGTTCAAGGTGCTGACTGCGCCTGAGCCCAAAGCGCCTAAAACCCAGCTGTTTCTCGCTGAGATGACGCCGCAAAAGCTGGATAAATCCGCAGGCAGTCGTGTGGCCCTGAACAGTGCCATCGGCGGTAAACCCATGAGCATGAACGGCCTTAAGTTCAGCAAGGGGCTGGGGATGGCGGCAAACGGTCGGGTCGACTATCGCCTTGAAGGTAACTGGCAGCTGCTGCGGGCCGATCTCGGTATCGATGACAGCTGTAAAACCAAGGGCGGTTTGCACTTTAAGATCTTCGGTGACGGCAAGTTGATGTACGACTCTGGCCTGATTGAAGCGCCAGCTGTGGTGAAGCCCGAGCTGGACATACGCGGCGTTGAAATCTTGAGCCTGCAAACCGAAGGCACTGCCAAGGGCGTTTGTGGCAACTGGGCCAATGCCTCTGTGGTGGGCTGGCCCAAGGGCTGA
- a CDS encoding MBL fold metallo-hydrolase, which produces MNTRYLTAAILLGLMTASPLVTAGIDAPQTSHASQAALLGKPVSLALMEESLAKTGPLNFSAHASANWQVPLRGLLNLEAPAARAAGKKDADEPIQVYLYEFTHPLHGRFFIDTGVARGLLESPAKHGVQAELFQTFGLGKIQLLQSSGEIASSGKPLSGIFLTHLHLDHISGLPDLAADIPLYVGRNEHVSLNPQNHMTQAATDALLSGRPPLNEWGFDKGEAIDVFGDASVFALPTPGHTEGSTAYVLNTLNGPVLIVGDTCHTTWGWQQGVEPGDFTRDQRQNRTSLLTLKALSDRHRQLKVYLGHQQL; this is translated from the coding sequence ATGAATACCCGATACCTAACTGCCGCAATACTGCTGGGACTGATGACAGCAAGCCCGCTGGTGACGGCCGGAATCGACGCGCCGCAAACCAGTCATGCCAGTCAGGCTGCATTGCTGGGTAAGCCCGTGAGTCTGGCCCTGATGGAAGAGAGCCTCGCCAAAACCGGTCCCCTGAACTTCAGCGCCCATGCCAGCGCCAATTGGCAGGTGCCTCTGAGGGGCTTGCTCAATCTTGAGGCTCCGGCCGCCAGGGCGGCCGGAAAAAAAGATGCTGATGAGCCTATTCAGGTCTATCTGTATGAGTTTACGCACCCGCTGCATGGCCGCTTTTTTATCGATACCGGGGTGGCGCGGGGCTTACTTGAGTCGCCCGCAAAACATGGCGTACAAGCTGAACTCTTCCAGACATTTGGCCTCGGGAAAATCCAACTGTTGCAAAGCAGCGGTGAAATTGCATCAAGCGGCAAGCCCCTGAGCGGTATCTTTCTGACCCACCTGCATCTGGATCATATCAGCGGCCTGCCCGATCTGGCCGCCGATATTCCCCTCTATGTTGGTCGCAACGAACATGTGAGCCTGAACCCTCAGAATCACATGACCCAGGCAGCAACAGATGCCCTCTTGTCTGGCAGGCCGCCATTGAATGAATGGGGTTTCGATAAAGGCGAAGCGATAGATGTATTTGGTGACGCCAGCGTATTCGCATTGCCCACCCCGGGGCATACCGAAGGCAGCACTGCCTATGTGCTCAATACCCTTAATGGGCCGGTGTTGATTGTTGGCGATACCTGCCATACGACCTGGGGATGGCAGCAGGGGGTTGAACCCGGTGATTTCACCCGGGATCAGCGACAAAACCGCACTAGTCTGTTGACGTTAAAGGCCCTGAGTGACAGACACAGGCAGTTGAAGGTGTACTTGGGTCATCAACAGCTGTAA